DNA from Elaeis guineensis isolate ETL-2024a chromosome 2, EG11, whole genome shotgun sequence:
CGCCTAGCATGATAGATAACATACGAAGAAAAAAGAGTAATTTCCCAGAAATGAAGGTAAATTtatatcttgaactcatgaaataatattatttttttttcagttcttCAAATTTATTGCTTCAACACTTTAACttatatttttgtttttgttATGCTTCAGCATTTCCTTCTCTTATCTCTATTATTATAATGTAGGTTTGGGGGAACGCTTCCACCTCCAAGCAAACTCCACGTTTCCTGTATTTTCTGAATtgcctctatctctctctctctctcactaacTGGTCACGTGAAGAAATGGCTCCGTGGAATACAAAACAAAAGCCTAAAGAAAAGTATGTGTGTGATATCTCAGGGCCTAAACATCTCCCCTCTGCAAATTGGTAAgctgaatttttagatcaaaagaaGTATATATGTGTGACGTTCAGTGAATTTTGACTTGCCAGCATACATATAAATCGTGATCATTCAACTCCGGCAAGATGCCAAGATTTCTTGTCATCTAGCTTCACCATAGCCTGATATATAACACCGACCCAGACCCAATCTTTATATATACGTTGCTTGCCCTTCGGTGGACtggaaataaataaattatacatCTAATTATTTTGCATTCAACAGGGCATGTCCGAGTCATCGGAGAACTGTTGCTGCCTGTTTGGTTCAGGGTGCATACGCTCTGGAGTATGATCGACAGACCCATCAAAACTGTGCACCAGCCTGGTGGAGGAAATTCGATTTTGAACTAAAACACAAGCTTATTGATGCTGCTGATTCATCCATCTTTGGCGCCATTTATGAATTCGAACCCCGACAATatattcagaactcatcatctgcTCCAAAAATCGTTATTGCATTCCGAGGTACTCTCCTCAGGAAGAAGTCTTTCTGGCAGGATATTAAACTGGATTTGGATCTCTTGATGAACGACCTTTCACGGACACGCCGGAGTGAAATTGCAACGACAGCCGTCGTCGAAATCGCTTCGGCTTATGCAAGCCGGCACTTATGGTTAGCCGGTCATTCTCTCGGGTCAGCCATTGCAATGCTTGCGGGAAAAAACATGGCCAAGAGAGGCATCAATCTTGAAACTTTTCTCTTCAACCCGCCCCACCCATCAAGCATATTTGAATGGATCCAAAACCAGACGGTGAAACAAGCTGTCCATATCTTTAGAAACATTATCGCAGTTGCAGCCGCTTTGGCTAAGAGAGGCAGTCTCGAGAGTTCGCGCAAGTACTTTGCACAGATATCATTTTGGATTCCACATCTTTTTGTGAATTCAGATGATTTCTTCTGCTCAGGatatattagatatt
Protein-coding regions in this window:
- the LOC105042597 gene encoding GDSL esterase/lipase At4g10955-like, whose translation is MAPWNTKQKPKEKYVCDISGPKHLPSANWACPSHRRTVAACLVQGAYALEYDRQTHQNCAPAWWRKFDFELKHKLIDAADSSIFGAIYEFEPRQYIQNSSSAPKIVIAFRGTLLRKKSFWQDIKLDLDLLMNDLSRTRRSEIATTAVVEIASAYASRHLWLAGHSLGSAIAMLAGKNMAKRGINLETFLFNPPHPSSIFEWIQNQTVKQAVHIFRNIIAVAAALAKRGSLESSRKYFAQISFWIPHLFVNSDDFFCSGYIRYFENREYLKNHVAACIGRLVARHPSISLFGRHSEPFHLLPSANLLVSSTDRNVTGCPVKRFKLAHGICQWWSQDLSLQSSKHHYS